A genomic stretch from Lathyrus oleraceus cultivar Zhongwan6 chromosome 2, CAAS_Psat_ZW6_1.0, whole genome shotgun sequence includes:
- the LOC127121182 gene encoding uncharacterized protein LOC127121182 — protein sequence MDFNNSFPPSTPSISISPYLRHNNTNPVISSVHSNHHRRDVIIAIIVASIVAATVCILVIRAIRRAYSMPPPLEIVPPPVLILPRQMISSSSFSSNQRDRIREEQDVNLDGRR from the exons ATGGATTTCAACAACTCTTTTCCACCCTCCACTCCTTCAATATCCATTTCACCCTACCTACGTCACAACAATACAAATCCTGTTATTTCATCCGTCCACAGCAACCACCACCGTCGCGACGTTATCATCGCCATCATCGTTGCTTCCATAGTGGCTGCAACGGTGTGCATTTTGGTTATCCGGGCGATCCGAAGAGCCTACAGCATGCCTCCTCCACTTGAGATAGTGCCTCCACCGGTGCTTATTCTGCCAAGGCAGATGATTTCTTCGTCGTCGTTCTCTTCGAATCAAAG GGACCGTATCAGAGAGGAGCAAGATGTCAATTTAgatggaagaagatga
- the LOC127122106 gene encoding myosin-8, whose product MFPRSTHETFAKKLYQTLKDNKRFSKPKLSRTDFTINHYAGDVTYQTDLFLDKNKDYVVPEHAALLCASKCSFVSGLFPPLHEESTKSTKFSSIATQFKQQLQSLLETLSVTEPHYIRCIKPNNLLKPGIFENNDMLQQLRCGGVMEAIRISCTGYHTRKNFDEFVQRFSIMEPKVLKSCPDEMTACKRLLDKANLKDYQIGKTKVFQRAGQMAELDACRAEVLGRSAIVIQKKARTYICEKQYKLLRFSAIELQRAIKGGANLIVIAGLVSDRPSISRCGG is encoded by the exons ATGTTTCCAAGATCAACACACGAAACATTTGCTAAAAAGCTATATCAAACACTTAAGGACAATAAGCGATTCAGCAAACCGAAGTTGTCACGAACTGACTTCACCATCAATCACTATGCTGGTGAT GTCACGTATCAAACTGATCTTTTCCTTGATAAAAACAAAGACTACGTTGTTCCGGAACACGCTGCGTTGCTCTGTGCTTCCAAGTGCTCCTTTGTTTCAGGACTTTTCCCACCTTTACACGAGGAAAGTACTAAATCAACAAAGTTTTCTTCTATAGCCACTCAGTTTAAG CAACAACTGCAATCTTTGCTTGAAACATTGAGTGTGACTGAGCCACACTACATTCGTTGTATAAAGCCAAATAATCTTCTTAAGCCGGGGATATTTGAGAACAACGATATGTTACAGCAACTTCGATGTGGG GGTGTAATGGAGGCAATTAGGATAAGTTGCACTGGATATCACACTCGAAAGAACTTTGATGAATTTGTTCAGCGGTTTAGTATAATGGAACCTAAGGTTCTAAAATCATG TCCTGATGAGATGACGGCTTGCAAGAGACTTCTAGATAAAGCAAACCTTAAAGATTATCAG ATAGGAAAGACAAAAGTTTTCCAGAGAGCAGGTCAAATGGCAGAACTAGATGCATGTCGTGCCGAGGTCCTAGGAAGATCCGCAATCGTTATTCAGAAAAAAGCTCGCACATATATTTGTGAGAAACAGTACAAGTTATTGCGATTTTCTGCCATAGAACTACAAAGGGCTATTAAAG GTGGTGCCAATTTAATTGTTATTGCTGGTCTTGTAAGTGACCGACCAAGTATTAGCCGCTGTGGAGGTTAA